From one Suicoccus acidiformans genomic stretch:
- a CDS encoding acyl carrier protein, whose translation MVFDKVKEIIVDQLGVEEEDVTMTTDFENDMDADSLDLFQVISELEDEFDITIDTDQELKTVGDLVKYIEDTQK comes from the coding sequence ATGGTATTTGATAAAGTAAAAGAAATTATTGTTGATCAATTAGGTGTGGAAGAAGAAGACGTAACGATGACAACGGACTTCGAAAATGATATGGATGCGGATAGCTTAGATTTATTCCAAGTTATTAGCGAATTAGAAGATGAATTTGATATTACCATCGACACAGACCAAGAATTAAAGACTGTTGGTGACTTAGTTAAATATATCGAAGATACACAGAAATAA
- a CDS encoding ACP S-malonyltransferase: MKVAVIFNGQGAHYEGMGLDFVEAYPQARETFNLAEAVTGLDIRGLVSENFEQLQETRYAQVAIATTSLAIYNSIASMLPEVSYMAGLSLGEYTALLASGSIDTKAGIQLIQHRGNIMGDHCTELAKGEPFQMAAVMKLPLDVIRQIVSEVHQADAPLYIANMNADHQTIIAGSQASLDRFAEAAKAEGLKRLLPLSVEGPFHTPLMQACCMPFGKVLENIAFAEGQTPVISNTTVQAHDADSFRENLVRHLVEPVHWVQTIAYLQAAGVTHVLQIGPGDTLSRLLKRDKVPLDHYVIDKVEDIEGLAAFLKED, encoded by the coding sequence ATGAAAGTAGCCGTTATATTTAACGGGCAAGGGGCTCACTATGAGGGCATGGGCTTAGATTTTGTCGAAGCTTATCCCCAAGCTCGAGAGACCTTTAATCTTGCGGAAGCAGTGACAGGCCTGGATATTCGCGGTCTGGTCAGTGAGAATTTCGAGCAATTGCAAGAGACACGTTATGCCCAAGTGGCCATTGCTACGACAAGTTTAGCAATCTATAACAGTATCGCTTCAATGCTTCCAGAAGTGAGTTATATGGCTGGTTTAAGTTTAGGAGAGTATACTGCCTTACTGGCTTCCGGTAGTATCGATACCAAAGCCGGTATTCAATTAATTCAACATCGGGGCAATATTATGGGTGATCACTGCACCGAATTAGCTAAAGGTGAACCTTTTCAAATGGCAGCCGTAATGAAGCTGCCCCTTGATGTCATTCGACAAATCGTCTCAGAGGTCCATCAAGCGGATGCCCCTTTGTATATTGCCAATATGAATGCCGACCATCAAACGATTATCGCAGGTTCTCAAGCGAGCCTGGATCGTTTTGCTGAAGCGGCTAAAGCAGAAGGCTTGAAACGCCTCTTGCCTTTAAGTGTGGAAGGGCCTTTCCATACACCATTGATGCAAGCGTGTTGTATGCCTTTTGGGAAAGTCTTAGAGAATATTGCCTTTGCCGAAGGTCAAACGCCAGTAATAAGTAATACAACGGTTCAAGCTCATGATGCGGATAGCTTCCGTGAGAATCTAGTGCGTCACTTAGTTGAACCAGTTCATTGGGTCCAAACGATTGCTTACTTACAAGCAGCAGGTGTAACCCATGTGTTGCAAATCGGTCCAGGGGATACTCTAAGCCGCTTGTTGAAACGTGACAAAGTTCCTTTAGACCACTATGTCATCGATAAAGTAGAAGATATCGAGGGCTTAGCTGCCTTCTTGAAGGAGGATTAA
- the fabG gene encoding 3-oxoacyl-[acyl-carrier-protein] reductase — protein MTKICLVTGSSRGIGLAIAKHLASLGHQVILNSRKPLSDEVIAQFEGYAYPAASVVGDVSDFTSAQAMVQEVVDRFGKIDVLVNNAGLNRDGLFVRMSEEDYDTVLDVNLKGTFNMTRHVAPHMVKQREGAIINMSSIVGVMGNAGQANYAASKAGIIGLTKSLARELGGRSVTVNAIAPGFIETDMTDELSEKVKKAMLAQIPMKRFGQVEEVAHCVEFLMENKYITGQTIEINGGMHT, from the coding sequence ATGACCAAAATTTGCCTTGTAACCGGGAGTTCTCGGGGGATTGGCCTGGCGATTGCTAAACACTTAGCCAGCTTAGGCCACCAAGTAATTTTAAATAGTCGTAAGCCTTTGAGTGATGAAGTTATAGCTCAATTTGAAGGCTATGCTTATCCAGCTGCGAGTGTTGTAGGAGATGTGAGTGATTTCACCAGTGCCCAAGCAATGGTGCAGGAAGTCGTAGATCGTTTCGGCAAGATTGACGTGCTGGTCAACAATGCAGGCTTAAATCGCGATGGCCTCTTTGTGCGGATGAGTGAAGAAGATTATGACACGGTGCTAGATGTGAATTTGAAGGGGACTTTCAACATGACTCGTCACGTAGCGCCCCATATGGTTAAGCAAAGAGAAGGGGCCATTATCAATATGTCTAGTATTGTGGGCGTGATGGGGAATGCCGGTCAAGCCAACTATGCTGCGAGTAAAGCCGGTATTATCGGCCTAACTAAATCCCTCGCCCGTGAATTAGGTGGCCGTTCGGTAACGGTGAATGCCATTGCCCCTGGCTTTATCGAAACAGATATGACCGATGAACTGAGTGAGAAAGTGAAGAAGGCCATGCTGGCGCAAATTCCCATGAAGCGCTTTGGTCAAGTAGAAGAAGTCGCTCACTGTGTGGAATTTCTAATGGAGAATAAATACATTACAGGACAGACCATCGAAATTAATGGTGGCATGCATACTTAG
- the fabF gene encoding beta-ketoacyl-ACP synthase II: protein MQRVVVTGMGAVSPIGNDVEAFWKNMKAGKHGFAEITKFDTSDMSTKIAGEVKNFDPTEYISRKDTRRMDDFSQYAIAASVQATQMSGYDIEANAEGVGVLISSGIGGINTIQEGVIKMTDKGPKRIPALFVPMVIGNMAAGNVSMHLGAKGISLDIVTACASATNSIGEAFLKIQAGMLDACLAGGAEGTLSMIGVGGFEALTATSFNPDADTASRPFDKDRDGFVMGEGAGVLFLESLESAQARGAHIYAELVGYGANSDAYHMTAPNPDGSGAGKAMLQAMTMAGITAEEVDYINAHGTSTPTNDSAETVAIKYALGERAYDIPVSSSKGHFGHLLGAAGGVEAIACVKALEEGFVPATLGLETPDEACDLDYVPGEGRQAELKYVLSNSLGFGGHNAVLCFKKWEA from the coding sequence ATGCAAAGAGTTGTAGTAACAGGGATGGGTGCGGTGTCACCGATCGGGAATGATGTTGAAGCCTTCTGGAAGAACATGAAAGCCGGCAAGCATGGTTTTGCTGAGATTACCAAATTTGATACCAGTGATATGAGTACGAAGATTGCGGGTGAAGTGAAAAACTTTGATCCAACAGAATATATTTCCCGTAAAGATACACGACGGATGGATGATTTCTCTCAGTATGCGATTGCTGCATCGGTCCAAGCGACGCAGATGAGTGGCTATGATATTGAAGCGAATGCTGAAGGTGTCGGTGTATTAATCAGTTCCGGGATCGGCGGTATTAATACCATTCAAGAAGGCGTTATTAAGATGACAGACAAAGGCCCTAAACGTATTCCGGCGCTTTTTGTGCCGATGGTTATTGGGAATATGGCGGCAGGGAATGTATCGATGCATTTAGGTGCCAAAGGAATCAGTTTAGATATTGTCACGGCCTGTGCGAGTGCTACTAATTCCATCGGGGAGGCCTTCTTGAAGATTCAAGCAGGCATGTTAGATGCGTGTCTAGCTGGTGGAGCAGAAGGGACTCTTTCGATGATTGGTGTGGGAGGCTTTGAGGCCTTAACAGCAACAAGCTTTAATCCAGATGCGGATACGGCGTCCAGACCTTTTGACAAGGATCGCGATGGCTTTGTCATGGGTGAAGGGGCCGGGGTCCTATTCTTGGAGTCTTTAGAATCTGCTCAAGCACGGGGTGCCCACATTTATGCCGAGCTGGTCGGATATGGGGCTAATTCAGATGCTTACCATATGACTGCACCTAATCCAGATGGCTCAGGAGCTGGTAAAGCCATGCTTCAAGCGATGACTATGGCTGGGATTACGGCTGAAGAGGTGGACTATATAAATGCTCATGGAACCAGTACGCCGACCAATGATTCAGCTGAAACAGTAGCCATTAAATATGCCTTAGGTGAGCGAGCTTATGATATTCCTGTATCAAGCTCTAAGGGACATTTCGGTCACTTATTGGGGGCTGCTGGTGGTGTCGAAGCTATTGCTTGTGTAAAGGCTTTAGAAGAAGGTTTCGTTCCGGCTACTCTAGGCTTAGAGACACCTGACGAGGCTTGCGATTTAGACTATGTGCCAGGTGAAGGCCGCCAGGCGGAGCTTAAGTATGTTCTGTCTAATTCCTTAGGCTTTGGTGGCCACAATGCAGTGCTATGCTTCAAGAAATGGGAGGCTTAG
- the accB gene encoding acetyl-CoA carboxylase biotin carboxyl carrier protein yields MTHEQLLELIDRIDQSSLAYMDYRFESGSLELSKEVPMKVNSNEAPVASSASSTPQADSLTDVPPLAEIAPQITVAPEAEPVGPKGEAVLAPMVGVAYLRPKPDAAPFVQVGDQVTQGDTVMIIEAMKLMNEIQAPVSGRVVEILVENETVVEYNQALLIIEP; encoded by the coding sequence ATGACACACGAGCAGTTATTGGAATTAATCGACCGTATTGATCAGTCAAGTTTGGCTTACATGGATTATCGCTTTGAGTCGGGCTCTTTAGAACTATCTAAAGAAGTGCCGATGAAAGTGAACTCCAATGAAGCACCAGTTGCCTCATCGGCAAGTTCTACCCCGCAAGCAGACTCATTAACAGACGTTCCACCTCTTGCTGAAATTGCTCCACAAATTACGGTTGCCCCTGAAGCTGAACCCGTTGGACCGAAAGGTGAAGCGGTCTTAGCCCCGATGGTAGGGGTGGCTTACTTGCGGCCGAAGCCAGATGCAGCACCATTTGTCCAAGTGGGCGATCAAGTCACCCAAGGGGATACGGTTATGATTATTGAAGCGATGAAATTAATGAATGAAATTCAAGCCCCCGTATCAGGACGGGTTGTAGAAATCCTTGTTGAGAATGAGACGGTTGTAGAATACAACCAGGCGCTCTTGATTATCGAACCATAA
- the fabZ gene encoding 3-hydroxyacyl-ACP dehydratase FabZ: MSVLSVQEVMEIIPNRYPILFIDAVDELEPGKRIVARKNVTINEEVFNGHFPGEPVFPGVFIIDALAQAGSIALLMQEEFKGMNGYLGGLNKVKFRQKVVPGDVLRLEVEITKLRKNAGLAQGYAYVSEKKVCEAEMTFIIGAK, from the coding sequence ATGAGTGTATTAAGTGTTCAAGAAGTCATGGAGATTATTCCAAATCGGTATCCCATTCTATTTATCGATGCTGTTGATGAATTAGAGCCAGGTAAACGCATTGTTGCCCGCAAAAATGTGACCATTAATGAAGAAGTCTTTAATGGCCACTTCCCAGGTGAGCCGGTCTTTCCGGGTGTCTTTATTATCGATGCCTTAGCCCAAGCAGGTTCGATTGCTCTATTGATGCAAGAGGAATTCAAGGGCATGAACGGCTACTTAGGTGGTTTAAACAAAGTGAAGTTCCGCCAGAAAGTTGTCCCAGGAGACGTCTTACGTCTGGAAGTGGAAATTACGAAACTCCGCAAGAATGCGGGACTTGCCCAAGGCTATGCTTATGTAAGCGAGAAGAAAGTATGTGAAGCAGAAATGACATTTATTATTGGAGCGAAGTAA
- the accC gene encoding acetyl-CoA carboxylase biotin carboxylase subunit, with amino-acid sequence MFGKVLVANRGEIAVRIIRALREMNITSVAVYSEADRNAMHAELADEAVCIGPAKTLDSYANPIAILSAAMVTGCEAIHPGYGFLSERSDFAALCEDVGISFIGPSSYHIRSMGNKHNARVTMIEAGVPVIPGSDDLVLDIEEARQVAERIGYPLMIKAADGGGGKGMRRVDVPEELEDKFMQAQAETQAIYGNQHLYIEQIIQSAKHIEVQLLGDTHGNVIHLGERDCSLQRNNQKVIEFAPALSLAPETREGICKAAVRAAKAIEYTNAGTIEFLVDQAGNYYFMEMNTRLQVEHPVTEMITGVDLVQEQIRIASGEALSYRQEDIQFSGFAIECRLNAENPRANFMPSSGHINRCIMPAGGLGLRVETAAYSEYELPPFYDSMIGKIITHHDQREGAFQMMKRALYEVVVEGLETNVDLLDALIGNETVFADAFDTRWLESQFMPAWNAMLEAEEG; translated from the coding sequence ATGTTTGGAAAAGTATTGGTTGCCAATCGCGGCGAAATTGCAGTTCGAATTATTCGAGCGTTACGAGAAATGAATATCACGTCTGTCGCTGTTTACAGTGAAGCGGACCGAAATGCTATGCATGCGGAATTAGCAGATGAAGCAGTCTGCATTGGGCCAGCCAAGACTTTAGATTCCTATGCAAACCCTATTGCGATCCTCAGTGCAGCAATGGTGACAGGCTGTGAAGCAATCCATCCAGGTTATGGCTTCTTGTCTGAACGAAGTGACTTTGCGGCCCTGTGTGAGGATGTAGGCATTAGTTTTATTGGACCTAGTAGCTATCATATTCGCTCAATGGGAAATAAGCATAATGCGCGTGTAACCATGATTGAAGCTGGCGTGCCAGTTATTCCAGGTAGCGATGACTTAGTGCTGGATATTGAAGAAGCCCGCCAAGTCGCTGAGCGTATTGGTTACCCGCTCATGATTAAAGCAGCTGATGGCGGTGGTGGCAAAGGGATGCGCCGGGTTGATGTCCCGGAAGAATTAGAAGATAAATTCATGCAGGCGCAAGCGGAGACCCAAGCAATTTATGGCAATCAACATCTGTATATCGAGCAGATTATTCAATCAGCGAAACATATTGAAGTGCAATTATTAGGTGATACGCATGGAAATGTCATTCATTTAGGTGAACGAGACTGCTCCCTACAAAGAAATAATCAGAAAGTGATTGAGTTCGCTCCAGCCCTTAGTCTGGCTCCGGAAACCCGGGAAGGTATTTGCAAAGCTGCTGTACGGGCGGCTAAAGCAATCGAATACACGAATGCTGGGACTATTGAATTTCTTGTGGATCAAGCGGGGAACTATTATTTCATGGAAATGAATACCCGTTTACAAGTGGAACATCCCGTGACTGAAATGATAACCGGTGTCGATTTAGTTCAAGAGCAGATTCGCATTGCAAGCGGTGAAGCCTTGTCTTACCGCCAAGAAGATATTCAATTTTCAGGCTTTGCGATCGAGTGTCGCTTAAATGCGGAGAATCCTCGGGCCAACTTTATGCCATCAAGCGGGCACATTAATCGTTGCATTATGCCTGCAGGTGGGTTGGGCCTCCGGGTTGAAACAGCAGCTTATTCGGAATATGAATTGCCACCTTTCTATGATTCGATGATTGGCAAGATTATCACGCATCATGATCAGCGCGAAGGTGCCTTCCAGATGATGAAACGCGCCTTATACGAAGTTGTTGTTGAAGGCTTAGAAACCAATGTCGATTTATTAGATGCTTTAATTGGCAACGAGACAGTCTTTGCAGATGCATTTGATACCCGGTGGCTGGAAAGTCAATTTATGCCAGCGTGGAATGCCATGCTAGAAGCAGAGGAGGGATAG